A portion of the Krasilnikovia cinnamomea genome contains these proteins:
- a CDS encoding PLP-dependent aminotransferase family protein, with the protein MGTSQIMIALDRGSAVSLQTQLCDHIVDAVRTGKLQPGDPVPPSRELADELGVSRTVVLRAYELLRANGVLDGRRGSGTRVSRTLPRWRPPDGPARTSRLAPEPPLAGQADHPLWQPWERSADNAIDFRHSTPALAQFPISRWRRTVNEAFSHADAALLGYGPAEGSPALRAQLAALLRRSRGLLAPDDRILITSGATQAIDILVRLLVRPDDVIVIEDPSHTVLRQIFGYARATVVAVPVDEQGLRVGDIDRHVRAAGHEPDRVRLIYVTPSHQFPTGYIMSPQRRRDLLAWAGGHGATVLEDDYHHEFTLSRERIPAIAADPGDADVAYVGSFSKTLYPSIRIGYAVLPQHLVQPFLGLKWITDRLTATVTQEALATFISSGSYAWHIGRMDRLYRQRRRRLLDALHVQFDGAVRVSGADAGLHVLVTIGGVRGTDAAEIARQAAARGVLVYPAADYFVGPTPDDPMFLLGYGAVPTERITEGVASFAAAVRAAAPDRRESAVGNPSG; encoded by the coding sequence GTGGGCACGTCGCAGATCATGATCGCCCTGGATCGGGGCAGCGCCGTCTCCCTGCAGACCCAGCTCTGCGACCACATCGTCGACGCGGTACGCACCGGCAAGCTCCAGCCCGGCGATCCGGTGCCACCCAGCCGCGAGCTGGCGGACGAACTCGGCGTGTCCCGTACGGTCGTCCTGCGCGCGTACGAGCTGCTGCGCGCCAACGGCGTGCTGGACGGCCGGCGCGGCTCCGGCACCCGCGTCAGCCGCACGCTGCCCCGCTGGCGGCCGCCCGACGGCCCGGCCCGGACGTCTCGGCTGGCCCCGGAGCCGCCCCTGGCCGGGCAGGCCGACCATCCACTCTGGCAGCCGTGGGAGCGGTCGGCGGACAACGCCATCGACTTCCGGCACAGCACACCCGCGCTGGCGCAGTTCCCGATCTCCCGGTGGCGCCGGACGGTGAACGAGGCGTTCAGCCACGCCGACGCGGCCCTGCTCGGCTACGGCCCGGCCGAGGGCTCGCCCGCGCTGCGCGCGCAACTGGCGGCGCTGCTGCGGCGCAGCCGCGGGCTGCTCGCCCCGGACGATCGCATCCTGATCACCAGCGGCGCCACCCAGGCGATAGACATCCTGGTACGGCTGCTCGTGCGCCCCGACGACGTCATCGTCATCGAGGATCCGAGCCACACGGTGCTGCGGCAGATCTTCGGGTACGCCCGCGCGACGGTGGTGGCCGTCCCCGTGGACGAACAGGGCCTGCGGGTCGGCGACATCGACCGGCACGTCCGCGCGGCCGGACACGAACCCGACCGGGTGCGGCTGATCTACGTGACGCCGTCACACCAGTTCCCCACCGGGTACATCATGTCGCCGCAGCGCCGACGCGACCTGCTGGCCTGGGCGGGCGGGCACGGCGCCACCGTGCTGGAGGACGACTACCACCACGAGTTCACGCTGTCGCGCGAACGGATCCCGGCGATCGCGGCCGACCCCGGCGACGCCGACGTGGCGTACGTGGGCAGCTTCAGCAAGACCCTGTACCCGTCGATCCGGATCGGCTACGCGGTGCTGCCGCAGCATCTGGTCCAGCCGTTCCTCGGCCTGAAGTGGATCACCGACCGGCTGACGGCCACTGTCACCCAGGAGGCCCTGGCCACGTTCATCTCCTCCGGCTCGTACGCGTGGCACATCGGCCGGATGGACCGGCTGTACCGGCAGCGCCGGCGCCGCCTGCTGGACGCCCTGCACGTACAGTTCGACGGCGCCGTCCGGGTGAGCGGGGCGGACGCGGGCCTGCACGTGCTGGTCACCATCGGCGGGGTGCGCGGCACCGACGCCGCCGAGATCGCCCGCCAGGCGGCGGCGCGTGGGGTGCTGGTCTATCCGGCGGCCGACTACTTCGTCGGCCCCACCCCGGATGATCCGATGTTCCTGCTGGGCTACGGGGCGGTGCCGACCGAACGGATCACCGAGGGGGTGGCGTCGTTCGCCGCGGCGGTCCGCGCGGCGGCGCCCGATCGGCGTGAGTCCGCTGTCGGCAACCCATCCGGCTGA
- a CDS encoding class IV adenylate cyclase — MSSAQEIEVKYRVRDFDGLLLALHQRGIALSTAVHQDDQAYAPVGWQYGMSKVGTSFARLRTQDGRHLFTLKRPVENEQSCLEFESEVADREQMHQAIMQMGFYPTVRIVKARRGARYRDLSLCLDDVDHAGTFLEIEKVIGPSESGLAVQAELDGFARSFGVALDRTDDTYDSLVRAELSNVYNMTARPYTSANQPGVSSPVSLRLARPGRPDCRP; from the coding sequence GTGAGCAGCGCTCAAGAGATCGAGGTCAAGTACCGCGTACGGGACTTCGACGGCCTCCTACTTGCCCTGCATCAGCGGGGTATTGCGCTCTCCACGGCTGTGCACCAGGACGACCAGGCGTACGCCCCGGTCGGGTGGCAGTACGGCATGAGCAAGGTCGGAACCTCGTTCGCCCGGCTGCGTACCCAGGACGGTCGCCATTTGTTCACGCTCAAGCGGCCGGTGGAGAACGAGCAGTCGTGCCTTGAATTCGAGTCCGAGGTAGCTGACCGCGAGCAGATGCACCAGGCGATCATGCAGATGGGCTTCTATCCGACCGTCCGTATCGTCAAAGCGCGTCGGGGGGCCAGGTATCGGGACCTGTCGTTGTGCTTGGATGACGTAGACCATGCCGGTACCTTTTTGGAGATCGAGAAGGTGATCGGCCCGAGCGAATCCGGCCTGGCCGTACAAGCCGAGCTGGACGGCTTTGCTCGGTCATTCGGCGTAGCGCTCGATCGCACCGACGACACGTATGACTCATTGGTGCGCGCCGAGCTGTCCAACGTGTATAACATGACCGCCCGGCCGTACACGTCGGCTAACCAACCGGGAGTCAGCTCCCCTGTGTCTCTGCGGTTAGCCAGGCCAGGTAGGCCGGATTGCCGGCCGTGA
- the cutA gene encoding divalent-cation tolerance protein CutA produces MAEYEHCQVVTTTDSRDAADALARSAVEARVAACAQVSSPITSTYWWEGAVESAEEWRITFKTPIARYSALEAHIREHHSYDVPEILCSPITAGNPAYLAWLTAETQGS; encoded by the coding sequence GTGGCCGAGTACGAGCACTGCCAGGTAGTGACCACCACGGACTCCCGCGATGCAGCCGACGCACTGGCCCGAAGTGCGGTCGAGGCCCGGGTAGCGGCCTGCGCCCAGGTCAGCAGCCCGATCACCAGCACGTACTGGTGGGAGGGTGCGGTCGAATCCGCCGAGGAGTGGCGGATCACCTTCAAGACACCGATCGCTCGGTACTCCGCCCTAGAGGCGCACATCCGCGAGCACCACAGTTACGATGTGCCCGAGATTCTGTGCAGTCCGATCACGGCCGGCAATCCGGCCTACCTGGCCTGGCTAACCGCAGAGACACAGGGGAGCTGA
- a CDS encoding UbiD family decarboxylase gives MITDLRTAVAALESMPGELVRVDDELPARFGPGAHYARWAGTPAPPPTGPGPAVLFEKVRPVTGPPSRVLMGLYGTRRRAAALLGLRPGQVPFRLRDAVAAPLAPVPAAEPGRWPRHVLPTDLSALPIPVLTGEDAGPYLTLGAVLATDPETGVRNLSVHRMCVRGTDRLTIWMVPGRDLGLAYERSLARGRSLPVAIHLGLSPAVMLSSCCPTSLVPTGLDELAVAGSLAGAPVELLPCRSVAAEFIADAEYVLEGEITAELAAENPDGEAATPEFLGYQGRAHPALPVVRVTAVTARPNPILQAVSGPGYEQSHLLGFGMEAAILDDLLRRDAPIRAVHCHTSGGGQLMTVLQWAKRDAGDDETVRAASLAVLERFRMVKLVVGVDSDVDVESEQDLWWAMATRLQGDRDIVVLPDREGFPLDPSQHTGYSTTISADGRTAKTLFDCTVPYGQRHRFRRPAFSTPPPPR, from the coding sequence GTGATCACCGACCTGCGTACGGCGGTCGCGGCGCTGGAGTCGATGCCGGGCGAGCTGGTGCGCGTCGACGACGAGCTACCGGCCCGCTTCGGCCCCGGCGCGCACTACGCCCGGTGGGCCGGGACGCCGGCCCCGCCGCCCACCGGCCCCGGCCCGGCCGTGCTGTTCGAGAAGGTACGCCCGGTCACCGGGCCGCCGTCGCGGGTCCTGATGGGCCTCTACGGCACCCGCCGCCGGGCCGCGGCCCTGCTCGGGCTCCGCCCCGGCCAGGTGCCGTTCCGGCTGCGCGACGCCGTGGCCGCACCGCTCGCCCCGGTGCCGGCCGCCGAGCCGGGCCGGTGGCCGCGCCACGTTCTCCCCACGGACCTGTCGGCGCTGCCGATCCCGGTCCTGACCGGTGAGGACGCCGGCCCGTACCTCACCCTCGGCGCGGTGCTGGCCACCGACCCGGAGACCGGCGTACGCAATCTGTCGGTGCACCGCATGTGCGTGCGCGGCACCGACCGGCTGACGATCTGGATGGTGCCCGGCCGCGACCTGGGGCTGGCGTACGAACGTTCGCTGGCGCGCGGCAGGTCGCTGCCGGTCGCGATCCACCTCGGCCTCTCCCCGGCCGTGATGCTCTCCTCCTGCTGCCCGACCTCGCTGGTGCCCACCGGGCTGGACGAGCTGGCGGTGGCCGGGTCGCTGGCCGGGGCGCCGGTCGAGCTGCTGCCCTGCCGCAGCGTCGCCGCCGAGTTCATCGCGGACGCCGAGTACGTGCTCGAAGGCGAGATCACCGCCGAGCTGGCCGCCGAGAACCCGGACGGCGAGGCGGCCACCCCCGAGTTCCTCGGCTACCAGGGCCGCGCCCACCCGGCGCTGCCGGTGGTCCGGGTCACCGCGGTCACCGCCCGGCCGAATCCGATCCTGCAGGCCGTCTCCGGCCCCGGATACGAGCAGTCGCACCTGCTCGGCTTCGGCATGGAAGCCGCGATCCTCGACGACCTGCTGCGCCGCGACGCCCCGATCCGGGCGGTGCACTGCCACACCTCGGGCGGCGGTCAACTCATGACGGTGCTGCAGTGGGCCAAGCGGGACGCGGGCGACGACGAGACCGTCCGCGCCGCGTCGCTGGCGGTGCTGGAGCGGTTCCGGATGGTCAAGCTGGTGGTCGGCGTCGACTCGGACGTCGACGTGGAGTCCGAGCAGGACCTGTGGTGGGCGATGGCGACCCGGCTGCAGGGCGACCGGGACATCGTCGTGCTGCCCGACCGGGAGGGGTTCCCGCTCGACCCCTCCCAGCACACCGGCTACTCGACGACGATCTCGGCCGACGGGCGCACGGCGAAGACGCTGTTCGACTGCACGGTGCCGTACGGGCAGCGGCACCGGTTCCGGCGGCCCGCGTTCAGCACGCCGCCGCCCCCACGGTGA
- a CDS encoding chorismate mutase, whose product MRNRIDELDEQIVALLAERTAAVRILTEHKTDEAAVRSPDRVRAVLARVEMLAERHGMPPRIARETYRALIEELTAMQLVRLARRRGTPV is encoded by the coding sequence ATGCGCAACCGCATCGACGAACTCGACGAGCAGATCGTCGCGTTGCTGGCCGAGCGGACCGCCGCCGTGCGGATCCTCACCGAGCACAAGACGGACGAGGCCGCCGTCCGCTCCCCCGACCGGGTCCGGGCGGTGCTGGCCCGCGTCGAGATGCTCGCCGAGCGGCACGGCATGCCCCCGCGGATCGCCCGGGAGACGTACCGGGCGCTCATCGAGGAGCTGACCGCCATGCAGCTGGTCCGGTTGGCGCGGCGGCGCGGGACACCGGTGTGA
- a CDS encoding cupin domain-containing protein, which yields MSTDAVTLPVGIDFPNAEWETWHKPGADGRVKIAYVGGQRLRLLELPAGFDEHEWCVRGHSGYVLQGEFTIHFRDRSVPCRPGMAFVIPDDDEHRSQGSNDEPTVVFVIDRVVAA from the coding sequence ATGTCCACTGACGCCGTCACCCTGCCCGTCGGCATCGACTTCCCGAACGCCGAGTGGGAGACCTGGCACAAGCCGGGCGCCGACGGGCGCGTCAAGATCGCGTACGTGGGCGGTCAGCGACTGCGGCTGCTGGAGCTCCCCGCCGGTTTCGACGAGCACGAGTGGTGCGTGCGCGGCCACAGCGGCTACGTGCTGCAGGGCGAGTTCACCATCCACTTCCGGGACCGGTCGGTGCCGTGCCGCCCCGGCATGGCCTTCGTCATCCCCGACGACGACGAGCACCGCTCGCAGGGTTCCAACGACGAGCCCACCGTCGTGTTCGTCATCGACCGGGTCGTCGCCGCATGA
- a CDS encoding flavodoxin family protein yields the protein MPSSILAINGSERAGGNTDLAVAHAGRLIAARGGELQTIFLRDHRIAPCSPCGNCNSRLVPCELTDDMPALIERMRAADGILYAAPVHGFGLAHLMQIFIERAGVGYLRFDRPLANKVGGVIVTGRRYSDSSAHNQIVNNLLLNRMILVGSGFPVLLRNTDSTPGLNDVEGLDALERMLHRMLDMIQLLHRHQRIVDGPVLPLRDLNERVPRPRRGEHTPHRGDIDNVH from the coding sequence ATGCCAAGCAGCATCCTGGCCATCAACGGTTCCGAACGCGCCGGGGGAAACACCGACCTGGCGGTGGCCCACGCGGGCCGCCTGATCGCCGCGCGCGGCGGCGAACTACAGACGATCTTCCTGCGCGACCACCGCATCGCGCCGTGCAGCCCGTGCGGCAACTGCAACAGCCGGCTGGTGCCGTGCGAGCTCACCGACGACATGCCGGCCCTGATCGAACGGATGCGCGCGGCCGACGGCATCCTGTACGCCGCGCCGGTGCACGGCTTCGGCCTGGCGCACCTGATGCAGATCTTCATCGAACGCGCCGGCGTCGGCTACCTGCGCTTCGACCGTCCGCTGGCGAACAAGGTCGGCGGGGTGATCGTCACCGGCCGCCGCTACAGCGACTCGTCGGCACACAACCAGATCGTCAACAACCTGCTTCTCAACCGCATGATCCTCGTCGGCAGCGGCTTTCCGGTGCTGCTGCGCAACACCGACAGCACACCGGGCCTGAACGACGTCGAGGGCCTCGACGCTCTCGAACGCATGCTGCACCGGATGCTCGACATGATCCAGCTGCTGCACCGGCACCAGCGCATCGTCGACGGACCGGTGCTGCCCCTGCGTGATCTCAACGAACGCGTTCCTCGTCCGCGCCGCGGCGAGCACACCCCCCACCGAGGAGACATCGACAATGTCCACTGA
- a CDS encoding TrpB-like pyridoxal phosphate-dependent enzyme yields the protein MPVTRFLLSANDLPTTWYNVVPDLPKGLPPMLHPGTRQPVTPADLAPLFPQALIDQEFSTDRDIDIPGAVLDVYRQWRPSPLVRAHRLEQALKTPARIYFKYEGVSPAGSHKPNTAVPQAYYNKREGVAKLTTETGAGQWGSSLSLACSYFGLDCEVYMVRVSYDQKPYRRALMETFGASVTASPSTLTEAGRAALAADPDSTGSLGLAISEAVEAALASGGTAKYALGSVLNLVLMHQTVIGQEALRQLELADDYPDVVIGAAGGGSNFAGLALPFWRRQHDGSGPAVRLIAVEPASCPSLTEGTYEYDFGDTAGMTPLTKMHTLGHDFVPPSIHAGGLRYHGMAPIVSALKDTEALEARAVPQRACFSAGVQFARAEGIVPAPESTHAVRVAIDEALACRESGESKAIVFSLSGHGHFDMQAYVDYFAGRLTD from the coding sequence ATGCCCGTCACCCGATTCCTTCTGTCCGCGAACGACCTCCCCACGACCTGGTACAACGTCGTGCCGGATCTGCCCAAGGGGCTGCCGCCGATGCTGCACCCCGGCACCCGGCAGCCGGTCACCCCGGCCGACCTCGCGCCGCTGTTCCCCCAGGCCCTGATCGACCAGGAGTTCTCCACCGACCGCGACATCGACATCCCCGGCGCGGTCCTCGACGTGTACCGGCAGTGGCGGCCGAGCCCGCTCGTCCGGGCGCACCGGCTGGAGCAGGCCCTGAAAACGCCGGCCCGGATCTACTTCAAGTACGAGGGTGTGAGCCCCGCGGGCAGCCACAAGCCCAACACGGCGGTGCCGCAGGCCTACTACAACAAGCGGGAAGGCGTGGCGAAGCTCACCACCGAGACCGGCGCCGGGCAGTGGGGCAGCTCGCTGTCGCTGGCCTGCTCGTACTTCGGGCTGGACTGCGAGGTCTACATGGTCCGGGTCAGCTACGACCAGAAGCCGTACCGGCGGGCGCTCATGGAGACCTTCGGCGCCAGCGTCACCGCCAGCCCGAGCACGCTGACCGAGGCCGGACGGGCGGCCCTGGCCGCCGACCCGGACTCCACCGGCAGCCTGGGCCTGGCCATCTCCGAGGCGGTCGAGGCGGCGCTGGCCAGCGGCGGCACCGCGAAGTACGCGCTCGGCTCGGTGCTCAACCTCGTCCTCATGCACCAGACGGTCATCGGGCAGGAGGCGCTGCGCCAGCTGGAGCTGGCCGACGACTATCCCGACGTGGTGATCGGCGCGGCCGGGGGCGGCTCCAACTTCGCCGGCCTGGCCCTGCCCTTCTGGCGCCGCCAGCACGACGGCAGCGGCCCGGCGGTCCGGCTGATCGCGGTCGAGCCCGCCTCCTGCCCGTCGCTGACCGAGGGCACCTACGAGTACGACTTCGGTGACACCGCGGGGATGACACCGCTGACCAAGATGCACACCCTCGGCCACGACTTCGTGCCGCCGTCCATTCACGCCGGTGGGCTGCGGTACCACGGCATGGCGCCGATCGTCAGCGCCCTCAAGGACACCGAGGCGCTGGAGGCGCGGGCCGTGCCGCAGCGGGCCTGCTTCTCCGCCGGTGTCCAGTTCGCCCGGGCCGAGGGCATCGTGCCCGCACCCGAGTCGACCCACGCGGTGCGGGTGGCGATCGACGAGGCGCTCGCCTGCCGGGAGTCCGGCGAGTCGAAGGCCATTGTGTTCTCGCTGTCCGGCCACGGCCACTTCGACATGCAGGCGTACGTGGACTACTTCGCCGGACGACTGACCGACTGA
- a CDS encoding MFS transporter, protein MIGAARLRQFADLPRPLRVLVLACFVNRVGMFVFPLLAVYLTDAKHLSTGQAGVLISVGSTGLLVGSLLSGPVCDRVGRRPALLVSLILNAVGYAGLALVRDSPWLYATFLFVALVGMGMFAPAANTLIADLASPEQRPFAYTVNYIANNLGMGIGPLLGGVAAAYSYALMFAGNIALGLACAAMIALWVPRDTIRRKAEPGRLHEPSGRRRDTDVALVVLASLCYVAPLIGIEYALPLAVTTVLNTSAAMIGVVYTINSVVVVSAGLLIERRIKTHPTRILLIVAGVLWTAGTALMVFAFSLPAILLSTVVWTLGEIIVSVVIPTYIADHVDGRRVGRFMALNGFVLSFARLVVPMGFGLLWQEQGHAPVFLALFLAPALGILAYAVLPVRRAPVPEPRPQYV, encoded by the coding sequence ATGATCGGCGCGGCCCGGCTGCGGCAGTTCGCGGACCTGCCCAGACCGTTGCGGGTCCTCGTGCTGGCCTGCTTCGTCAACCGGGTGGGCATGTTCGTCTTCCCACTCCTGGCGGTCTACCTCACCGACGCCAAGCACCTGAGCACCGGCCAGGCCGGCGTGCTGATCTCGGTCGGCAGCACCGGCCTGCTGGTCGGCAGCCTGCTCAGCGGCCCGGTCTGCGACCGGGTCGGGCGGCGCCCAGCGCTGCTGGTCAGCCTCATCCTGAACGCCGTGGGATACGCGGGCCTCGCCCTCGTGCGGGACTCGCCCTGGCTGTACGCGACGTTCCTGTTCGTCGCGCTGGTCGGCATGGGCATGTTCGCGCCCGCCGCGAACACCCTCATCGCCGACCTGGCCTCGCCCGAGCAGCGGCCGTTCGCGTACACGGTGAACTACATCGCCAACAACCTGGGCATGGGCATCGGCCCGCTGCTGGGCGGCGTCGCCGCGGCGTACTCGTACGCGCTGATGTTCGCGGGCAACATCGCGCTCGGGCTGGCCTGCGCCGCGATGATCGCCCTGTGGGTGCCGCGCGACACGATCCGCCGCAAAGCCGAGCCGGGACGCCTCCACGAGCCGTCCGGGCGGCGCCGCGACACCGACGTGGCGCTGGTGGTGCTCGCGTCGCTGTGCTACGTGGCGCCGCTGATCGGCATCGAGTACGCGCTGCCGCTGGCGGTCACCACCGTGCTGAACACGTCCGCGGCGATGATCGGCGTCGTCTACACCATCAACAGTGTCGTCGTGGTCTCGGCGGGACTGCTCATCGAACGCAGGATCAAGACGCACCCGACCCGGATCCTGCTGATCGTGGCGGGGGTCCTGTGGACGGCGGGCACCGCGCTGATGGTCTTCGCCTTCTCGCTTCCGGCGATCCTGCTGTCCACGGTGGTGTGGACCCTCGGCGAGATCATCGTGTCGGTCGTCATCCCGACGTACATCGCCGACCACGTCGACGGGCGGCGGGTCGGGCGGTTCATGGCGCTCAACGGCTTCGTGCTCAGCTTCGCCCGCCTCGTCGTACCGATGGGCTTCGGCCTGCTCTGGCAGGAGCAGGGCCACGCGCCGGTGTTCCTCGCCCTGTTCCTGGCTCCCGCGCTCGGCATCCTCGCCTACGCGGTCCTGCCGGTGCGCCGCGCGCCGGTGCCCGAACCACGACCCCAGTACGTCTGA
- a CDS encoding ATP-grasp domain-containing protein: MKRAIVIVYRPQAGRYAAQFASVVAAAREYGVEPVAVIPTGWDPADAGGVRSYHADLDDSAHVRRVMDTICAEHRVERIFPLFEGDVLTASRCRRDHAIPGLDPEQALTFRDKNVMHRRAEELGILVARSCRPDTLGAIQEFAATTGYPIVLKPYAGWACGRTFRVDSDAELERVWPEIADDRHDYRVEEYVEGVEYHVDSLVSDGEIVFEQLSRYTYSILQFRDEPGGTISRRHDLSEGERRILSQNARLLRGFGMRTGVAHVEFFLRDDGSVVFGEAAARAGGGSIVPAIQAGHGINLAGEWCRLELDPAHRPVSRGGPEVGTEYLSSSRVGRITEITSAEQLKRLDSVLDADVWKRAGDVLAPPTASNDVLGWFVCSGRDCEDVKARFKVIRDTFVVRTAPEQS; this comes from the coding sequence ATGAAGCGTGCCATCGTCATCGTCTACCGGCCGCAGGCCGGCCGGTACGCCGCCCAGTTCGCCAGCGTCGTCGCGGCGGCGCGGGAGTACGGCGTCGAACCGGTCGCGGTGATCCCCACCGGCTGGGACCCCGCCGACGCCGGCGGGGTCCGCAGCTACCACGCCGACCTGGACGACTCCGCGCACGTGCGCCGGGTGATGGACACGATCTGCGCCGAGCACCGGGTGGAACGGATCTTCCCGCTCTTCGAAGGGGACGTGCTGACGGCCAGCCGGTGCCGCCGCGACCACGCCATCCCGGGGCTGGACCCGGAGCAGGCGCTCACCTTCCGCGACAAGAACGTCATGCACCGGCGGGCGGAGGAGCTCGGCATCCTGGTGGCGCGCTCGTGCCGCCCGGACACCCTCGGCGCGATCCAGGAGTTCGCGGCCACCACGGGCTACCCCATCGTGCTCAAGCCGTACGCGGGCTGGGCCTGCGGCCGTACGTTCCGGGTCGACTCCGACGCCGAGCTGGAGCGGGTGTGGCCGGAGATCGCCGACGACCGGCACGACTACCGGGTCGAGGAGTACGTCGAGGGCGTCGAATACCACGTGGACTCCCTGGTCAGCGACGGCGAGATCGTCTTCGAGCAGCTGTCCCGGTACACGTACTCGATCCTGCAGTTCCGCGACGAGCCGGGCGGGACGATCTCGCGCCGGCACGACCTGTCGGAGGGCGAACGGCGCATCCTGTCCCAGAACGCCCGGCTGCTGCGCGGCTTCGGGATGCGCACCGGGGTCGCCCACGTCGAGTTCTTCCTGCGCGACGACGGGTCGGTCGTGTTCGGGGAGGCGGCGGCCCGGGCGGGCGGCGGCTCGATCGTGCCGGCCATCCAGGCCGGGCACGGCATCAACCTGGCCGGCGAGTGGTGCCGGCTGGAGCTGGACCCGGCGCACCGGCCGGTGAGCCGCGGCGGTCCCGAGGTCGGCACCGAGTACCTGTCCTCGTCGCGCGTCGGCCGGATCACCGAGATCACCAGTGCCGAGCAGCTCAAGAGGCTCGACTCGGTGCTCGACGCGGACGTGTGGAAGCGCGCCGGCGACGTGCTGGCCCCACCGACCGCCTCCAACGACGTGCTGGGCTGGTTCGTCTGCTCCGGCCGCGACTGCGAGGACGTGAAGGCCCGGTTCAAGGTCATCCGGGACACCTTCGTCGTCCGGACCGCGCCGGAGCAGTCATGA
- a CDS encoding B3/B4 domain-containing protein, translating to MPQPTDPGGIRVTIDERVLERVPDYVLGLIAVPALDVPRDHPAVRRLLAAAEATVQARGLDKAGVATLPGIAAWRDAYRAVGLNPNRFPCAAEAIARRVAKGDRLPRINALVDLCNAVSLATSLPVASCAVGSVVDELAVRPAGGTETFLPLGQPDAAEHPEPGEVIYADRAGRAHSRRWNWRQSHVLATGTGPQRLLLTVEAADPAGAAQVDAALDRLGDALAELGDPPAHRLRLDRTVRTGSPFAAETVTVGRPS from the coding sequence ATGCCACAGCCCACCGACCCCGGCGGTATCCGGGTCACCATCGACGAGCGCGTGCTGGAACGCGTACCCGACTATGTGCTCGGCCTGATCGCGGTGCCCGCGCTCGACGTGCCCCGCGACCACCCGGCGGTGCGGCGGCTGCTCGCCGCCGCCGAAGCGACCGTGCAGGCGCGGGGGCTGGACAAGGCCGGTGTCGCCACGCTGCCCGGCATCGCGGCGTGGCGGGACGCGTACCGCGCCGTCGGGCTGAACCCGAACCGGTTCCCGTGCGCGGCCGAGGCGATCGCCCGGCGGGTCGCCAAGGGCGACCGGCTGCCCCGGATCAACGCGCTGGTGGACCTGTGCAACGCGGTCTCGCTGGCCACCAGCCTGCCGGTCGCGAGCTGTGCCGTCGGCTCCGTCGTGGACGAGCTGGCGGTCCGCCCGGCCGGCGGGACCGAGACGTTCCTGCCGCTCGGCCAGCCCGACGCCGCCGAGCACCCGGAGCCCGGCGAGGTGATCTACGCCGACCGCGCCGGACGCGCCCACTCGCGGCGCTGGAACTGGCGGCAGAGCCATGTCCTGGCCACCGGCACCGGGCCGCAGCGGCTGCTGCTCACCGTGGAGGCGGCGGATCCTGCCGGTGCGGCCCAGGTGGACGCGGCCCTCGACCGGCTCGGCGACGCCCTGGCTGAGCTGGGTGACCCACCGGCGCACCGGCTGCGCCTGGACCGCACCGTCCGCACCGGATCACCGTTCGCCGCCGAGACCGTCACCGTGGGGAGGCCGTCATGA
- a CDS encoding anthranilate synthase component II: MRVLLVDAYDSFTHIIYQYLRTLGAETVVVRSRTRTPDEMAALAPDAVLLGPGPGHPADSGHVELVHRFVGEVPILGVCLGHQAIGLAFGGVTAVATHLMHGKTSVVDHDGRGVFAGSARSLTVTRYHSLIVTHDMPPELEVTAVARDDGYVMGLRHRSLPVEGVQFHPESIMTEDGARLFDNFLRGAARTSVAPVP, from the coding sequence ATGAGGGTCCTGCTGGTCGACGCGTACGACAGCTTCACGCACATCATCTACCAGTACCTGCGGACACTGGGCGCCGAGACCGTCGTCGTACGCTCGCGCACCCGCACCCCGGACGAGATGGCCGCGCTGGCGCCCGACGCCGTGCTGCTGGGCCCGGGGCCCGGCCACCCCGCCGACTCGGGACACGTGGAGCTCGTGCACCGCTTCGTCGGCGAGGTCCCCATCCTCGGCGTCTGCCTCGGCCACCAGGCGATCGGGCTGGCGTTCGGCGGCGTCACCGCGGTCGCCACCCACCTGATGCACGGCAAGACCAGCGTCGTCGACCACGACGGCCGGGGGGTCTTCGCGGGCTCGGCACGGTCGCTGACCGTCACCCGCTACCACTCCCTGATCGTCACCCACGACATGCCGCCGGAGCTGGAGGTCACCGCGGTCGCGCGCGACGACGGCTACGTCATGGGCCTGCGGCACCGCTCGCTGCCCGTCGAGGGGGTGCAGTTCCACCCCGAAAGCATCATGACCGAGGACGGGGCACGGCTGTTCGACAACTTCCTGCGCGGTGCCGCCCGCACCTCGGTCGCGCCGGTGCCGTGA